In Arcobacter ellisii, a genomic segment contains:
- a CDS encoding ATP-binding cassette domain-containing protein gives MSYINIKNLKIYTNEKTLVNLSFNITNSTALIGESGSGKSLTLKALLNLLPSSMKIDKDIDSDFELNYDTIAFIPQNPFTSLSSMTKIKNQFFCSEEKKEEVLKLLDLDKSILNKFPPQLSGGQIQRVVIAIALSRNAKILLLDEPTTALDFENKNNIINIINDLKKQLNVLILFVTHDIDSIKDICNEIVIIKNGKVIENGLTNIVLSSPKEDYTKRLINSTFKNKNFRN, from the coding sequence GTGTCATATATAAATATAAAAAATTTAAAAATTTATACAAATGAGAAAACATTAGTAAATTTATCATTTAATATTACTAATTCAACTGCTTTAATTGGTGAAAGTGGAAGTGGAAAATCTTTAACGCTAAAAGCTTTATTGAATCTTCTTCCAAGTTCAATGAAAATTGATAAAGATATAGATTCTGATTTTGAATTAAATTATGACACAATTGCTTTTATTCCTCAAAATCCTTTTACCTCTTTGTCATCAATGACAAAAATAAAAAATCAATTTTTTTGTAGTGAAGAAAAAAAAGAAGAAGTATTAAAACTTTTAGATTTAGATAAATCAATATTAAATAAATTTCCTCCTCAACTAAGTGGTGGACAAATTCAAAGAGTTGTAATTGCAATTGCCTTAAGTAGAAATGCAAAAATACTTTTACTTGATGAACCAACAACTGCTTTAGATTTTGAGAACAAAAACAATATCATTAATATTATCAATGATTTAAAAAAACAATTAAATGTTTTAATACTTTTTGTTACCCATGATATAGATTCAATAAAAGATATTTGTAACGAGATAGTTATTATTAAAAATGGAAAAGTTATTGAAAATGGTTTAACAAATATTGTTTTATCTTCACCAAAAGAAGATTACACAAAAAGATTGATTAACTCAACTTTTAAAAATAAAAATTTTAGGAATTAA
- a CDS encoding transglycosylase domain-containing protein has protein sequence MMKYIFGLLVIAGLAVFGWLYNLYEEIKHDVDSVVNYSPKQSTQFFDKDGNLLANTFKDENREYVKYDDIPARIIEGLVAIEDTQFFEHYGINPDAISRAMIKNIKAGGYVEGASTLTQQLIKLLVLSREKKLMRKVKEALLAIRLETVLTKEEILERYLNHVYFGHGYYGIKTAAKGYFNKDLYELSLKEMAILVGLPRAPSFYDPTKNLKISLARANQVITRLNTLGWINKEQYEESMKETPVIYNQTLTKNKAPYAVDYAISLLINDIPDILYGGYKIYLTIDLSAQEIARDALKASYDEAIKRDLDFRKNSKNPNDDTYVKELNGAMISLESGTGRILAFVGGVDYNQSVFNRAYQSKRQAGSAIKPFLYQTALNEGYNPASQLFDISRTYNYTVGGVQKKWQPKNYGGNFEGVVSLRDSLVASRNLSTLNLVTDVGVPVVTEALKKYGFNDIVDNLSITLGSMSVSLVEFSEAYSAFANNGTQVKPYIIEQIVNKDGKTVTFEPQTKEINTPEQNYLMTSILTDVVNKGTGKSAQVPGIELAGKTGTTNNNVDAWFCGYSPSIQTIVWFGNDNNTPMRKTETGGKIAGPAFSYFFKKYLEIHPEIPRNFIKPDNVYSTTINGKEEFYTDISPVPEIDSLIQQQPLNPNEEVLEF, from the coding sequence ATGATGAAATATATTTTTGGTCTTTTAGTTATTGCTGGATTGGCCGTTTTTGGTTGGCTTTATAATTTATATGAAGAGATTAAACACGATGTTGATTCAGTTGTAAATTATTCACCAAAACAAAGTACTCAATTTTTTGACAAAGATGGTAACTTATTAGCAAATACATTCAAAGATGAAAATAGAGAATATGTAAAATATGATGATATTCCTGCAAGAATTATTGAAGGTTTAGTTGCAATTGAAGATACACAATTTTTCGAACACTATGGAATTAATCCAGATGCAATTAGCCGTGCTATGATTAAAAATATTAAAGCTGGTGGATATGTTGAAGGAGCAAGTACTTTAACTCAACAATTAATTAAATTGCTTGTTTTAAGTAGAGAAAAAAAATTGATGAGAAAAGTAAAAGAAGCACTACTTGCTATTAGGTTAGAAACTGTTCTTACAAAAGAAGAAATACTTGAAAGATACTTGAATCATGTATATTTTGGACATGGTTATTATGGAATAAAAACAGCTGCAAAAGGATATTTTAATAAAGACTTATATGAATTATCTTTAAAAGAGATGGCAATTCTTGTTGGACTTCCAAGAGCTCCAAGTTTTTATGACCCGACAAAAAATCTTAAAATTTCACTTGCTCGTGCAAATCAAGTAATTACAAGATTAAATACTCTTGGGTGGATTAATAAAGAACAATATGAAGAGTCAATGAAAGAGACACCTGTTATTTATAATCAAACTTTAACAAAAAATAAAGCACCTTATGCAGTTGATTATGCAATTAGTTTATTAATAAATGATATTCCTGACATATTATATGGTGGATATAAAATTTATTTAACTATTGATTTAAGTGCACAAGAAATTGCAAGAGATGCATTAAAAGCCTCTTATGATGAGGCAATAAAAAGAGATTTAGATTTTAGAAAAAATTCAAAAAATCCAAATGATGATACTTATGTTAAAGAGTTAAATGGTGCAATGATTTCATTAGAAAGTGGAACAGGAAGAATTCTTGCTTTTGTTGGTGGTGTAGATTATAATCAATCTGTATTTAATAGAGCATATCAATCAAAAAGACAAGCAGGAAGTGCAATAAAACCTTTTTTATATCAAACAGCTTTAAATGAGGGATATAATCCTGCCTCACAATTATTTGATATTTCAAGAACTTATAACTATACAGTTGGTGGTGTTCAGAAAAAATGGCAACCAAAAAACTATGGAGGAAATTTCGAAGGAGTTGTTAGTCTTAGAGATTCATTAGTTGCTTCAAGAAATTTATCAACACTAAATCTTGTTACTGATGTTGGTGTTCCAGTTGTAACTGAAGCACTAAAAAAATATGGTTTTAATGATATTGTTGACAATTTATCTATAACATTAGGTTCAATGAGTGTTTCATTAGTTGAATTTAGTGAAGCATATAGTGCTTTTGCAAATAATGGAACACAAGTAAAACCATATATTATTGAACAAATTGTAAATAAAGATGGAAAAACAGTAACTTTTGAACCACAAACAAAAGAGATTAATACTCCTGAGCAAAATTATTTAATGACATCAATTTTAACTGATGTAGTAAATAAAGGTACAGGAAAATCTGCTCAAGTTCCAGGTATTGAATTAGCTGGAAAAACTGGTACAACAAATAATAATGTTGATGCTTGGTTCTGCGGTTATTCTCCATCAATTCAAACTATTGTTTGGTTTGGAAATGATAATAACACTCCAATGAGAAAAACTGAAACTGGTGGAAAAATTGCTGGACCTGCTTTCTCATATTTCTTTAAAAAATATTTAGAAATTCATCCAGAAATTCCAAGAAATTTTATAAAACCTGATAATGTTTATAGTACAACAATAAATGGTAAAGAAGAGTTTTATACTGATATTTCTCCTGTACCAGAAATTGATTCTTTAATTCAACAACAACCACTAAATCCAAATGAAGAAGTTTTAGAATTCTAA
- the glnA gene encoding type I glutamate--ammonia ligase — MGKFVNSIEEFFEYSKANEVKFVDFRFTDMKGMWHHVTYKFSAVSASTLENGMPFDGSSIEAWQPIHKSDMLLKPDVETAFLDPFTADSTIIVICDVYDIYKNEMYEKCPRSIAKKALKHLAESGLGDVAYFGPENEFFVFEDVKIKDTINESYYRVDSEDGEWNDSVDMEGGNMGHRPRTKGGYFPVAPIDTGVDLRAEMMTVLEQVGLEVVLGHHEVAQGQHEIGIVFGDLIEASDNVQKLKYVIKMVAHLNGKSATFMPKPLYGDNGNGMHVHQSIWKDGKNLFYKQGEYGNLSETARHYVGGVFKHARAVAAFTNASTNSYKRLIPGFEAPSILTYSSQNRSASCRIPYGAGEKATRIEMRFPDSTSCPYLGFAAMLMAGLDGIKNKYEPVGPMDDDLFELSLDEIRERQIPQMPHTLRGALEALIRDNDFLKPVFSQEMIDTYQHYKFETQVWPYEARPTAFEFKTMYSC; from the coding sequence ATGGGTAAGTTCGTTAATAGTATTGAAGAATTTTTTGAGTATAGTAAAGCAAATGAAGTTAAATTTGTAGATTTCAGATTTACAGATATGAAAGGTATGTGGCACCACGTTACATATAAATTTAGCGCAGTAAGTGCTTCTACTTTAGAAAATGGAATGCCATTTGATGGTTCTTCTATTGAAGCATGGCAACCAATTCACAAATCAGATATGCTTTTAAAACCAGATGTTGAAACAGCATTCTTAGATCCATTTACTGCTGATTCTACAATCATTGTTATTTGTGATGTTTATGACATTTATAAAAATGAAATGTACGAAAAATGTCCAAGATCAATTGCTAAAAAAGCATTAAAACACCTTGCAGAATCTGGATTAGGTGATGTTGCATATTTCGGACCTGAAAATGAGTTTTTTGTATTTGAAGATGTAAAAATTAAAGATACAATAAATGAGTCTTATTATAGAGTTGATTCAGAAGATGGTGAATGGAATGATTCTGTAGATATGGAAGGTGGAAATATGGGTCATAGACCTAGAACTAAAGGTGGATATTTCCCAGTAGCTCCAATTGATACAGGTGTTGATTTAAGAGCTGAAATGATGACAGTATTAGAGCAAGTTGGTCTTGAAGTTGTTTTAGGACACCACGAAGTTGCTCAAGGTCAACATGAAATCGGTATAGTATTTGGAGATTTAATTGAAGCTTCTGATAACGTACAAAAATTAAAATATGTAATCAAAATGGTTGCACACTTAAATGGTAAATCTGCTACATTTATGCCAAAACCACTTTATGGTGATAATGGAAATGGAATGCACGTACACCAATCAATCTGGAAAGATGGTAAAAACCTATTCTACAAACAAGGTGAATATGGTAATTTAAGTGAAACTGCTAGACATTATGTTGGTGGAGTATTTAAACACGCTAGAGCTGTTGCAGCATTCACAAATGCATCAACTAACTCTTATAAAAGATTAATTCCAGGATTTGAAGCTCCTTCAATCTTAACTTATTCATCTCAAAACAGATCTGCTTCTTGTAGAATTCCTTATGGAGCAGGTGAAAAAGCAACAAGAATTGAAATGAGATTCCCAGATTCAACTTCTTGCCCATATTTAGGATTTGCAGCAATGTTAATGGCTGGTTTAGATGGTATTAAAAATAAATATGAGCCAGTTGGACCAATGGATGACGATTTATTTGAATTATCTTTAGATGAAATTAGAGAAAGACAAATTCCTCAAATGCCTCATACATTAAGAGGAGCATTAGAAGCTTTAATTAGAGATAATGATTTCTTAAAACCAGTATTCTCTCAAGAAATGATTGATACTTATCAACACTATAAATTTGAAACTCAAGTTTGGCCTTACGAAGCAAGACCAACTGCATTCGAATTTAAAACAATGTATTCTTGCTAA